The genomic DNA GCTTACAGTTGTTCAAATTGACAACAATATTAGGGACTGCCAAAAtcatctgtgtgtctgaaaaAAACCTTTAGACCCCAGAGGGTTAAGAATCACATGGGGTGtagttattattatcatttttgtACCTCggcatagttaaaaaaaaaaaaaaaaggttgtatcTATCTTAATGAATGACGGAACACCTGCAGCTGCTGTGgagtttatattgtttatacatgTCCACGTTGTCTGCTTTGgtgatgtttatttttactaattctAAAAGTAGTTTCAGGCTATTTAATGTATGTAGCCAAGGTGTCCATTGCTCTTTTTAATTAATCTTTTCTGGTTATTTTTAGTGAGGAAGGTGGTTGTATAGTTAAACTTAATAAACAGTTGTATGTGCAGGCTGCAAAGTGTTTCTATAAAAATGGAATTTATTTTCAACTTTGTCATGACATTTAATGCAATCTTTTTATCGcctaaagatgtttttttaattttaaaagtaTCTCATCATAACTCCTCCCCTTTTAAATGTAACGCAGTAACGTTTACTCAGTACATTTTAACTGacctacatttacatttttactcaagtaaaatgttttacttgagtacaatattctagtcctctttccacctctgccagGGCAATCATTTGTTTGCACAATGCATTGTCTTATGTTTACAAGATATGGATATGATATGGATATTATCTTTGCACAGGATAATAACTTGTATGCAAATGGTGGATCTGATATCTTGTTCACACAAGACAttatcacattcacacaaaataatacattatgcCCAGAAGCTGGGATCAGTAGCTGAAAAATACCCACCGGGCAGGGACATGTTACAGGAGTGCAGAAGGTAACATGAGCCACCCAACCAGCAGTGTGTGCATTCATGAGTTAGGTCAAAGTATGTTATGTTACGTTATCATTTTTTCAAGGTATGTAATGTGTCATTTGTAGAACATATCAACAATATGTTGAGTTAGATTTCTTACACTCAATATTCTTCTGTATGAGCGCCTGTCGCCTGCTCACTTCGTGTCATAATGGGGCCATTTTTAACTTGggttcttttctttattttgccaACAGACTCCATCGAAGAGGATCTTGGACGGCATGCAAAGTTGTGAAATTTCCTCAGATAGCACTGATGATCCTCTTAGTAGCGACCTACGCACTCATCAGCAGCCTCGAATAGTAGTGATTGGTGCTGGCTTGGCCGGCCTTGCTGCAACTAAGATCCTACTGAAAAACGGCTTCACGGATGTCACTGTCCTAGAGGCATCAGACCACATTGGCGGGAGAGTTCACAGTGTTCAGCTTGGTAAGAGGATGCAGTTTAGCTCCTGTTACCCAGGTGGTGGTGATGGTTCAGCGTATATAATgcgtgcctttggtgtgggagatctgggttcaattcccactgtgatacatcaaccagtgtgtccctgagcaagacacttaacccctgtttgctccagaggcgtgcaacctctgatatgtatagcaattgtaagccgctttggataaaagcatcagctaaatgacatgtaatgtaccTCAAACTTTGTGTTACACTTGTTTATGAATAACACCTACACAATGTAACTGTGCTTTGTGCAACACACTTATTCTGTACAATACCTCtgccttttcatttttcaaaacatacAGCAATTTCATGAGTTTAATAGACTTTCCTCTTTAGCTATGAGCATTATTTTAGCTCAGTTGTCCAAAAATTCAACAAGAAAAGTACTAATGAAAAAGCACAATAAAGGGGTAACAAACAGCAACATCAGGGGAACTTTAAGTAATAGCTCAACATAGTGAAAGCTTTTTTGCAGAGGTTAAACTTCCAGGAAGTTACTGTTTACTAATTGATAACTCCCTGTTGTGCCACAACAAATAAcaagatataacgtgttaatcAGTGAGGTTTAGAGGTGCTGAAGAACAgattttgttatctttggacagagccagactaTGCTAAGTTGCTAACTCACACCTGGCTGTAGCTGCATATTTAGCGTACAGGCTTGAGAGtggtcaaactatttctttaagacCATCAGTATGTGGGTTTATAGTAATCATTTCCCATAGTTTCTTAGTAACAATGTAAGTGTTTTACATACCACTGTAATGCAGAGAAGTCAACTGTTCAGTAGCTGGGTAGCTCAACGGATATTGTTTTTGCGTTTCCCTGCACACTTTGCACACAAGTATTTCTTTCAAGCATCAATTTCACATTTTTCTCAGCTAGATTCACACAAAGCACTATTTGACTCCTGATacaagaacaaataatcttCTGATACAAGCTGCAGGAACAGTATTTTCTAATCTGCCTCTTTCATATTTAAAATTAACTTTGATTAGTAAGTTCATATTAACTTAGAATACTGTCCAATCAGCCAGCCAGACATTCACGCTTAGTTTCCCTAAATAAATGGAATTAATGCACTTGGGTGCATGTCTAGTTCCAAGGTAAATAAtagtaatacaaataataaagatGCCTGACAAATTCTTTCAACTGGCAAGAACAAACCAGTAGCGCGGATACTGTATGCACATAAAAGAGGTCACATGTAAAACATACATACTGCACTGTTAAATGTAAACTTACTAGTTGAGGATAATTGTGTCTGTTATATAAATGCCTGTTTATGTGCTTATGTAATCATAGAAACATTTAGCCATAACTGGCCcatgttttattatataaatgaatattaaaaaaatgccatCAGCAAAGTATTAAATGAATGGAATTCAAGTGGGCTTAGTGCAGTAGGTTAATTGAGTTGACCTCCTTCTTTAACTGTCCAATTACCTAACACTTAAGTGTGATTGTGCCTTAACAAAGCAGACTGCGGCCATGCAGATTTCAAAgagatccatttttttttttttaaactcacactgatctgtgtttcttttcttcttcttttttcatagGAAAAGCAACTTTGGAGCTTGGAGCCACCTGGATCCATGGTGCCAATGGGAACCCAGTGTACCACCTGGCAGAGGACAACGGACTGCTGGAGCATACCACAGACGGAGAGAGGAGCGTGGGACGCATCAGCCTGTACACCAAGAATGGTGTGGCTCACTACCAGACCAACATCGGGAAGAGGATCCCCAAGGACCTGGTGGAAGAGTTCAGTGACCTGTACAACGAGGTGAggggacacatgcacacagagacacacgtgaATGAATGCATGCATGGACAAGAGCACAGAGATACTGCCTCACAtcaaaatatgtttatgtaaGTCCAATTATGTCGCATAGTAACCAGTAGTAACCTCCTAAAAAACGGATGCTATGCAGCCTAAATATTGTTGAAGCTTTATTCTCATCTTAAGTTACCActgatataaaatgtaaatatgttggGCTGAATTGGGGGAAATGTGTATGAAATGATAAATATCTAGAGATATCTAGAATATTTCCACTTGATAGAACGGTGCATAAAAACATGGAGATTTGAGTTAGAAAATGTCCCTCCGTACAGTATAAATATCCTGCAGTTTAAATACAGGCTGATAATAGAAGTAGAATATATAAGAGGTTGTCAGACAGTGTACATTAAGATGATTTGAACAAACTTGAAGCTAAAGGGAAATAAAAGCCACTGCTAACATTCATCATAACACTATTAAATACTATCTTCAGCCATCTTAAGGTGAAGTAAAGCATGCTGACTTTAATAAGGAATGGCCCGTTGGTCCagttttctgttctgttctgttctctcTGGCAGCTCTAGAGAATGATTATTATAGTTTAAGTAGGTCACGTCTGGAAAAGCATTTACAGAGAGAAAGTATGGAACATGATCTTAGGTCCAAAATGACCCACCCATGCTGTGTCCTTGTGATAAATCTTCTTCATGAAAGTTCACAACCCAAACCTTAACACCTTTACAGACAGTTTCATCATCCTAAAGACTAGATAGGTTCTTGCCTTGTCGACATTAATTAGCCCTGTTTAGTCGTCTTGTCTACCTTGCTCCAGTTTTCTTTCAGCCATTTAAAATCTTCATCATGCTTTATGTGTATGTTGTCTATAGATTGTAAAGCTCTTTGAAATAAATTTGCTACTTTGGGGTATAttaataaagttgacttgactagAATTACAAAGCTTCCAAGCTGCTGCCATTTCCAGGGTGTGTTTTTTCAATTGCTGCtgtaataaaaagagaaaaaaacgaaAACCTCAACTTTATCACTCTTTGTGATGTCGTTCGGCCATTGCTGACATGTTATGAGTGATGAGGACACACGGTTGTGTGCTATTGCCTCTAGCGCACTGCAGCTGTTATACATTCTCCCTACTTGATAACTTACTTTCCTTTTCTATAAAtctgtttaaatatttcttttccCCGATTAAtaatttggtctataaaacgtCAGAATGATAACAAAAACACCCGTCAAAATTTCCCCAAAGCCCAAGTTGACAAATTCAGACTGtttctttaatttatttatttattcaatgtttattttgtatagGGACATGTATGTAGCATAAACCAatgccacacaccacagcatttatagcctaAGCAAATTTTTAATGCCCGTCCCTAGACAATACAAGATAATTCAAAACACAAACTCAACAATAGGTGCGTGAATTAAAAACACAAGATTCAGGACTCAACaagaaaatacagacaaaacaatacaagACACAAACCAATATAATAAAGCACTGACCAACAGCCCAAAAATACTCTTGTAGCCGCGactgcatttctttttaaagagcTTTGTGATTTGTGCTGCCTGTGgggtttctccatcatgctgcagtTCACCATTTGAAACAATCAAGTACAGACCCGATCTGCCCTGAACTGAACTAAActggtggatttttttttcttccctctgcTTCCTTGACATCCTTCCTCATTCTTCTTCCTCCTGACTACTCTCCATCTCACCACCCTTTAGGTGTACGAGCTGACTCAGGAGTTTTTCCAGAATGGGAAGCCAGTTTGTGCTGAGAGCCAGAACAGCGTCGGCGTCTTTACACGAGACGTGGTGCGCAAGAAGATCATGTTGGATCCTGATGATTCCGAGAGCACCAAGAAGCTCAAACTGTCAATGCTTCAACAGTAcctcaaggtgtgtgtgtgtgtgtgtgtgtgtgtgtgtgtgtgtagttggtATACAAACCTACAAATCCCTTGACTTGTATCCCTTGTATAAGACTTATACTATTGATTATAAACATTAGGTTTCCAATTACATAGCAATTATgagcttttatttattatttacttcCTCCTAACCTATAATCCATGTAGATATCCAGTGACAAATAATCATGCTCAGGGTTTGTAATTTCAAGCAGAGCTGTTCATTTTCCTACCACACAGTTGAGACCTGTGGTTTACtcatatcttttcttttttacagctTTTACTCTGAGAGCAACTAATGATgactattttctttattaaCCGTTCAgttagaaaatagtgaaaaatgtctgaCACAAATTCCCAGATCCCACGgtgatgcaactttttttcttttcccaacAACCCAAAaggaaaacatttaattttcaattatatcaaacagagaaaagcagaaaatcgtCACATTTGAAAAGATGCCACCAGCTACTGTTTGACATGTTTGCTTGATAAACAACTTATGATATTAAGTAATATAAACCTACAGTCAGCAGCCtattagcttagcacaaaaacttaaaacagggggaaacagctagcctgtctctgtctgacgGTAACAAATATCTGCCTACCAACCTCACtgataacatgttatatctggCTTATGTAATCCATACAAAACATAACTAGAAAAACAACTATTCTGTTTTAAGGTGGGTTATGTGTTGTTGTTATGTATTTCTTGCCCGGGAGCGGGTATTTTCTGCTGATTTTATGCCAACTGCTCAGAGCCAGAAAGCGAAAAAGCtcctaaaatgtcaaagcaTTGCTTTTAATGACTAATCTATGATGAACAGCTAATTAATTAATCATGTCGTCTTGGCACTAAATGATATAACTCATTGTAAACTCATGATGTAAAGTGAAAATTAAAAGTAATTGTTAGAGGGAATCAACGTTGAAAAAATATCTAAGAGCTaaaactgccccccccccccgtgatTATTGTCCACATGAGGCCACCCACCTTAATTGAAGCTTTGTCTCTTATATCAACAGCCATTTCATTAATATATTCATGCAAGTGCTACATTAGTGCTATATTCATTTGAGTGCTCCTGCCCACACACAAAGAATCAGGAAACAAGAGCATGTAGTGAACTGCAGCAGAGAACCTATGGTGGCACATTAGCTATTAGCTAACTGCTACCATGCTAGCTCACGATTTAATGAGGCAGATGCAGTAATATATTTTTGCTTTTCAATAACACGGCACCAGTATGTGTGCtctgaataaaacatttttaaagcagTGAAATCATGCTGATTTGTTCAGAGCTGTAGCTGTAGAGATGAATTGTTGACATACCTACAGTATGAATTCAATGGGATTTACTGGAGTTGATTCAAAATGCCAGGAGCGCGTTTgcaaaagtgactaaaatgttgtCTTTGGGTGTATCAGCTAATTTGAGGTTTGTGGTTCAGGTAATTAAGCAGCAGATCATGTGGTGGAAatataattaaatgtttaatataaCAGGTGATCAGTGATAATTAAGAGGGGCATCTGCCCTGAGCAGTAGCAAGATAACCCCCCTTTTTTGGAGTCCGGACACTGGTGGCGGTGGTGGCTGATGATTCTGATGAGACTGGTGGTGATGGAGAGGTGAAGGGGCGCTTTTGCATTTGTGACGATTTgcactgaaatgacagctgacagcaacaGCGTGAACCTGTTTTAGCGCAACAGCCGTGAATGTACCGCACGCATAACAGCCGCATGAATGTactaaaggcagagagagaatcaTATTTAAACAGAGGCAGTGGCAGTATGATAGGCCAACAATTTAGGTGTGTCGCTGTGCTATTGGATAGATGAGATCAGCTGATGTGACCAGCTGATGAGAACAGCTGATGTCATGACTGACAGCCCCAGGCAATGAAAGCAAGGGAATAATGTGGGAGAGGAGTGAAAGGCAGGATGCATGAGAAACACAACTACAGGCCTAAGCATGCACAAGGATAGTCTTCCTGACTGAACTTATGCTATAGCTTCATTTTTCCTGTTTCAGGTGGAGAGTTGTGAAAGCAGCTCTCCCAGTATGGATGAGGTGTCTCTGAGTGAGTTCGGCGAGTGGACAGAGATCCCCGGTGCACATTATGTCATTCCTGAAGGTttcatgaaggttgtggagCTCCTAGCCCAGGACATCCCCTCTCGCACCGTCAGCCTTAGCAAACCGGTCCGCTGCATCCACTGGAACTACTCAGCCCAGCATCAGGAGGTGATCGCCAAGAGCAGCCACACCCACCAGGACAACAATCACAATGAAACCAACCACGGCTGCCAACCTCGCCAAGACCCTCTCATCCTGGGTCACCCCATTTACGTGGAGTGCGAGGACGAGGAGTGGATCGCGGCCGACCATGTGATCGTAACTGCTTCTCTGGGTGTCCTGAAGCAGAACCACGAGGCCAtgttctccccctctctgcctGAGGACAAAGTCCTCGCCGTCGAGAAGCTGGGCATCAGCACCACCGATAAGATATTCTTAGAGTTCGAAGAGCCCTTCTGGAGCCCAGAGTGCAACAGCATCCAGTTTGTGTGGGAGGATGAGGCTCAGTTAGAACAGCTGACCTACCCTGAGGAGCTGTGGTACAAGAAGATCTGCAGCTTTGATGTCCTCTACCCGCCCGAGCGCTACGGCTACATGCTGAGCGGCTGGATCTGCGGGCAGGAGGCGCTGTACATGGAGCGCTGTGATGACGAAACAGTGGCAGAGACCTGCACTGAGCTGCTGAGGCGCTTCACAGGTCAGCACGCCCATACACAAGGAAACAGAGCTTTGTATTTTGGGCACATGTTACCCATCATACagcttttcttttgtgttttctagGATGATATCCACACAGGAATAATTCCTTTGTGTCTCATTCCCACTGTAACtgttttatttaatcattatttAACCAAGGACGATTTCAaaaatattctttataaaaGATTCTTTTACAAGTCTGACTTCTGTAGATTTGtatgacagaaaacagagagagatcaACTTCCGTCTTCAAACTCTCTCACAAAGAATGAATAATCTTAAACTAACACAATAGCATTGGAAGGCTGAGCTCAGTGACTCATACAAACTTGACGTGACTTGGTTGGGTCATTGCATTACATATAAAAGGAAATGACATAAGCTTCAGCTGTGATGTAAGTAGCTTTTTCCATGACAAAAGGATGACAGATAATACAGCTGAATgagtgtctgtttttgtgtccagTGAGCAGTGGCTAACTTGTCCGGTGTCACTGCCACAAAAGCAACACTGAGCAGAAGGATTGGTCATATGTTAGATAAgatgaagaaacacaaacacacacacacacacacacacacacacacacacacacacacacacacacacacacaaaaggtgtCACACATGGGTGCTTTTTCTCTGAGGCTTATCCAATGTTGCTGCTACTCGTTACCTAAAACGCATCACATTTTTCCACAACAGAGGCTTTTTTCCTGCTTCAAGGTGCTTCATTGTATGACTACAGGTTGACTCATTGTTTAGGAATAGATGAGGAATGTGCCGATACTGTAGGAAGGACTCATTTTTTCCACGGTAGAGGCAACCTCTCTGGTAAAGGGATTGCCTCAGAAATAGGTCACAGTGTGAGTGCAGCAACAGTGATTATCATTTCATGATGAGGTCAGAGGACTTCCTATAGATTGCAGACTGTAAATCGCACAGAGAAactgcgcgcgcacacacacacacacactcgcacataaCACCACGCACACCATGCATTCCTCATTAAGGTCATGGTGGTTTAATCCCCTCAGCTGTTGATTTAATTACATATAGACTCGCTGGTGCCTTTCTGCTCACAGAGGGTCACGAGTTGATTAGAGTTGGCAGATTGGACGTCCCAATAAAAGGCCTTAACTCAAAGCCGCCACATTCTTAGTGGGAACTGGTTTGATTCTGTTATGCAGTGGATTTTGTCGACACCAGACTGTCCATGACCGTCATTAAGTTTCTGCCGCTACTATCTGTACTGACTCCCTCTCTGACCATCTGTCCACAGGGAACCCCAACATTCCTAAGCCCTGGCGTGTCCTGCGCTCCTCGTGGGGCAGTAACCCTTTCATCCGAGGCTCCTACTCCTTCACCAGGGTGGGATCCAGCGGTGGGGACTGTGAGAGGCTGGCCATGCCGCTGCCTTATGCCAACAGCACCAAGGCTCCGGTAAGACCACCATCAGACAACACagggggtggacaaaataataaaaacactacCATTTAATGCAATTCAGTAGCCCTGAAAATAATTACCcttgtaaaggttttaatgtTAGATTGTGTCAGAAGGGTGTCAGACTCACATTAATGATGATTGTGGTTAGTGTTGCTACGGCATTATTTTGTTGcacatttctgttattttgtccaccacACAGTGTATATTCATTGCactctggatgttttttttattcaattttagcAGTTAAGTACCTTTACAGTAGTATCTTCACTGTTGTTTACACACCTGCATGCACTCTGAAAGCATCTGGCTAATGCGGCCGTGTCATCACTGCCATGTCACATCGCAGCACATGCAGAGCAAATACAGCTGGTGTCAGGGGGGTAATGAAGGCTGTTTTCTGGCCAGCAGTCTACATCATGAAACCTAATGTGTTCTGGCTGAAGGGGAgaagggccggggggggggggatttgtgTGCGCTCACTTTACACTGTTGAAGGAATGGCATGACCTCTCCGCTGCAGTCCTTCAACCCTGTCAAACTGAAATCTAAAGGCCTCAGGAAAGTTACCACAACCTCCTACATGTAGAGCGATAAAAGGGGAATCCATGACAGAAATGAAAAATCGTGTTGCTCGAGCAGCCAAAAATATGTCAGGATGAATGACACAGACGGCTCTTGTTCTGAATCTGGTTCTTCTCTCAAATCTTTAAACCTTTGctcccctcctccttcctcagCCTCTACAGGTCCTGTTCGCTGGAGAGGCCACCCACAGAAAATACTATTCCACTACCCATGGTGCTTTGCTGTCAGGACAGAGAGAGGCCACTCGTCTAATAGAGATGTACCAGGACTTGCACAGAGCTGAAACCACAAAGCCtaatatgtaaaataaaatgaacctCTGACTagtgaaaaaagaaatacaaaactgTTGAGTTTTAAGCTTTTTATCTTGATGATTAAGTTACACTCAAAAGCATAACTCGGGCATTATTACATTAATACGTTAAgaattttttttgtactttagaTTCGAATCATGCTACATTTTCATCTAAGATTTACTGTTCAAAAGTTGCCAATGGTGCTGTCATTTCTTGTCTTTATCATtctgtcatgttttttaatcattaatttAATGTTTATAACAACAGCATCTgtaatttaaattgtttttgtaaGTGCCTTCTGTACGTACTTAtttcaaaaataatgaaaatgctaaataaaaatTGAGAaagttttaacaaaataaaagttctaTCATCATCTAACAAGAACAGTTAAGTCTTCTTAATTCATTCAAATATTAAACACACTAGTGGTAGCCATCAGATATCTCCTCTTCATCCACTTCTGTCCCAATGAATATTTTCCAGAAAAGTAAAACCTCAGGCAAGAGCTGTTTCCATACAATCACCCTTTATGAGAGCAAGGCAGAAAGGGAGTGCACATAGAAAGAAAAGCTACAACgctataatataatatgtataatgGATGGTGTTAGAAATAAACTCAACCCAGTCCTCACTTCTGTTGGACAACAGTGTTGATCCTCTTCTTCAGTGGCAAACACCATCAGAGGCTGAAAAGATGGGGGACTTTTAATTAGCAACAGAAAACTGGGACCTTAGTTTTGAAATCCTGTATTTCCTCCCTACTTATTTTCAAGTAGCATGACAAACCGCTCCACGTCCATGGAGCCTTTGATCATGGGAGACGTCAAAGCCGAGACAAGGAATCTCAACCCCCCTCTACCCCCCTCACCAACACCAACGCTTTTGAGGATCCATCTCCTTCACCGACCCCCATACCCCATCCATGTCACCGTTCCCGACTCACCATTTCCCCCCTTTTCCCCCTCCCCCTGAGCTGGTTACTGCTGGAACCAAACTAACCCCCGCCCTAATACCATTTTTCTCTGCGTCCCACCCCTGCCGCAGTTTCGACACAATCACTAAAGGTAAAATGCCAGTCACCTCTTCCCCCTCCACAACGGAAACATTCTCTCCTCAGCTTGATAAGGTTGCttgcaggggcgtagcacaaaattcagccctgtagaaaggcattctctatgggcccttccccgcatccacagctattcattctagcatctttatGGGCCCTTGTGTAATCAGTACTCCCCCAGTCTGACACCCCTGGTTGcatgtgtacaaaatgcagcaaGCTGTGATTGATTCGTGCCAGGTCCAGGCTGCACGCCTAGTGGCcctcatgactctttccaggacaagcccGGGCCATGTGTACCAAAAGCTTCCTCAATTTCTGCCCagataggtaatagaaaaagaatggcaAAACCGCTAAGAAACAGGAAGCACTCAACAGCCAAgtttagcatccattcctcgtcagccacagcTTGCCGCAAAAAATGGAGCAGAACATGCTTTTAACACAAAAAACACTACAGCTTTATTAAACATTCAGTTCAATTCAGCGCCTCCCAActtcagttttataaatgagactcGAGTGAATAAGAAAGGAGTTGGAGTCGCCATTTAGTTTAATGACTCACTCCAATGAAAGCAGATATCTTCTGGAAATTTTGCTCCTTTAGAATATGTGGATCTTCAGCTGAGTTCCTCCTCTCGAGCTATGTTCCTAAATATCTACATGcgacctaaatactgtgcaaccTTTTTAGATGGCTttactgaactgctgtctataatctgtattgaCTTTGACTGTGTAGGTATTGCTCGTGATTttaaacattcatgttgacaatccCCAG from Sander vitreus isolate 19-12246 chromosome 2, sanVit1, whole genome shotgun sequence includes the following:
- the smox gene encoding spermine oxidase isoform X1: MTPSKRILDGMQSCEISSDSTDDPLSSDLRTHQQPRIVVIGAGLAGLAATKILLKNGFTDVTVLEASDHIGGRVHSVQLGKATLELGATWIHGANGNPVYHLAEDNGLLEHTTDGERSVGRISLYTKNGVAHYQTNIGKRIPKDLVEEFSDLYNEVYELTQEFFQNGKPVCAESQNSVGVFTRDVVRKKIMLDPDDSESTKKLKLSMLQQYLKVESCESSSPSMDEVSLSEFGEWTEIPGAHYVIPEGFMKVVELLAQDIPSRTVSLSKPVRCIHWNYSAQHQEVIAKSSHTHQDNNHNETNHGCQPRQDPLILGHPIYVECEDEEWIAADHVIVTASLGVLKQNHEAMFSPSLPEDKVLAVEKLGISTTDKIFLEFEEPFWSPECNSIQFVWEDEAQLEQLTYPEELWYKKICSFDVLYPPERYGYMLSGWICGQEALYMERCDDETVAETCTELLRRFTGNPNIPKPWRVLRSSWGSNPFIRGSYSFTRVGSSGGDCERLAMPLPYANSTKAPPLQVLFAGEATHRKYYSTTHGALLSGQREATRLIEMYQDLHRAETTKPNM
- the smox gene encoding spermine oxidase isoform X2, translating into MQSCEISSDSTDDPLSSDLRTHQQPRIVVIGAGLAGLAATKILLKNGFTDVTVLEASDHIGGRVHSVQLGKATLELGATWIHGANGNPVYHLAEDNGLLEHTTDGERSVGRISLYTKNGVAHYQTNIGKRIPKDLVEEFSDLYNEVYELTQEFFQNGKPVCAESQNSVGVFTRDVVRKKIMLDPDDSESTKKLKLSMLQQYLKVESCESSSPSMDEVSLSEFGEWTEIPGAHYVIPEGFMKVVELLAQDIPSRTVSLSKPVRCIHWNYSAQHQEVIAKSSHTHQDNNHNETNHGCQPRQDPLILGHPIYVECEDEEWIAADHVIVTASLGVLKQNHEAMFSPSLPEDKVLAVEKLGISTTDKIFLEFEEPFWSPECNSIQFVWEDEAQLEQLTYPEELWYKKICSFDVLYPPERYGYMLSGWICGQEALYMERCDDETVAETCTELLRRFTGNPNIPKPWRVLRSSWGSNPFIRGSYSFTRVGSSGGDCERLAMPLPYANSTKAPPLQVLFAGEATHRKYYSTTHGALLSGQREATRLIEMYQDLHRAETTKPNM